The Lujinxingia vulgaris DNA window GGCTGTAGTAGTGCATCTCCAGGTCGACGCCGCCGTGAATCGCCCAGCGCACCAGATCGGAGCGGCTGGCGGTGGGGTCGAGCTCGCCGGGGTCTTCGGTGCGCTCAGGGGTCCAGTCGGGATCGATGGCGCTGCCGATCCACAGGAGGATCTCGTAGGCCTCGACCTCGATGTCCATGACCTCTTTGGGGCCGAAGGTGTCGAGGACTTTGCGCAGCACCTGGTCAAGCGCGCGGGAGTTGACGCGGGTGGCGCCATGCTCGCGCAGGTTCTCCAGGAGCAGGCAGGCCAGGGCGACCGCGCCGCGCTCCTCGGAGGTGCGCAGCAGCACATCGCCCGGGGACTCCGGGAAGCTGAGCGGATCGTCGTCGTTGTTGCGGGCCGGGGCGCGAGCCAGTCGCTCGGCAATGCGGCCGCGAATCGTCGGGATCTGAATGGGACCATCGCCCACAGCACGACTCCTGGCGGATGGGGATTGATGCCGGCGCGTTTGCGACGCCGGCGGGCGTTGAGCGGCACTCTATCAGGGGTTGTCGTCTTCTTCGAGGGGCGCCGCGCCACTGTCGGTCGGTGGATCGGAGGATCGGGAAGATTCTTGCGACTCACCCCGGGCCAGGCGTCGAAACTCCTCTTCGAGAGAAGCTTCGTCCGGGTCGATGAGGCCGCCCTGGCGAACTTCTTCGAGCAGCGCCTCGGCGCGCTCGACCTCCGAGCCGTCGGGGCGGCGGGCCTGACGGATGAGCAAACGCTTCTTGGAGGCGATAAGTTCCAGCTCTTCGCGGGTTGCGTGACCCCGGGTGCGGAGCTCATCAACGCGCTCGGTGGCCTGGGCGGCGAGCTCCGGGTGGCCTTTTTCGTGGGCCAGAGCGACGCGGCGCTTCCAGGTGGCGAACTCTTCGCGGAGCTTTTCGAGCTCTTCTTCGAGGCGCTTTTCCTCGCGGATCAGGTACGCCATCTCGTGGCGGTAGGACGGGTCCATCGCGTCTCCTGGAAGTTCGCAGCGCGTGCTGCGGCCAAAGTTAAGCACCAGCGCCGGTTAGGCCTGCTTGCATCGGTGAGCCGGCTTGCGGTGGTGGGGCACTTTTACTAAAAGGACCGGCGCGCGCGCCCTGAGATTGCGCCCCGGCGCAAGCCGCGTCGATCGAACACACATCACCTCGCACCCGAGTCTATACCATGAGCGTCTCCGCTGGCATCGTCGGACTTCCGAACGTGGGCAAGTCGACCCTTTTCAACGCTTTGACCCGCGCCGAAGCGCAGTCGGCGAACTACCCCTTCTGCACCATCGATCCCAATGTGGGCATCGTGCCGGTGCCGGACGCGCGGCTCAAGAAGATCGAGCAGTATGTGCCGGCCCAGAAGATCATTCCGGCGGCCGTTGAGATCCTGGACATCGCCGGTCTTGTGCGGGGGGCGTCGCAGGGGGAAGGGCTGGGCAATAAGTTTCTGGCCAACATCCGCGAGGTGGACGCGATCCTGCACGTGGTGCGCTGCTTTGAGGATGAGAACATCACCCACGTTGAAGGTGGCGTGGACCCGGTGCGCGACGTCGAGATCATTGAGACCGAGCTGATCCTGGCGGATATGCAGACGGTGGAGCGCCGCCTCGATAAGGCGCGTCGCGCGGCGAAGGCCGGCGATAAGACCGAGGTGGCCCGTGTGGCGGTGCTTGAAAAGGTGCTGGCTGAGCTCAACGAAGGCAAGAGCGCGCGCGCCATCACGCTCACCGACGATGAGCGTCAGCTGACCCGCGACAGCCACATGCTCACCGACAAGCCGGTGCTCTATGTGGCCAACGTCGCCGACGACGATCTGGAGGGCAAGAGCCCTTATGTGGCGAAGTTGCGCGAGCTGGCCGATTCCCAGGGCAGCGATGTTGTCGTGGTCTGTGGTGAGATTGAGGCGGAGCTTGTGGAGCTGGACGAGGAGGAGCAGTTGGAGATGCTCCGGGGTCTGGGCATCGACGAGCCGGCGCTCAATGTGCTGATTCGCGCGACCTACGCGCTGCTGGGGCTGCAGGCCTTCTTTACGGCTGGCGAGCAGGAGATCCGCGCCTGGACGATCCCGGTCGGGGCGACCGCGCCGCAGGCCGCCGGTGTGATTCACTCGGACTTTGAAAAACGCTTTATTCGCGCCGAGGTCTACACCGTGCAGGATCTGGAGACCTACAAGGATGAGGCCGGGATTCGCGCCGCGGGCAAACTTCGTCTGGAAGGCAAAGAGTACGTGGTGGCCGACGGCGACATCCTGCACATCCGCCATAACGCGTGACATCGGGGCGGATCGAGGATCGGGCGGCCAGGCTTCTGGCGCTGGCCGCCGCCGATCACAAAACGCGCGAAGACCTGCTTAAGCGCGGCGAGTTGTTTGAGGGGTATCACGCCGAGATGCGGGCGGTGCATGAGGCAAACGCGCGTGAGCTTGAGGCGATGATCGACGCCGGGGGATGGCCGCGTACCTCGGAGGTGGGTGAGGATGCGGCGCGGGCTGCGTTTCTGGTGGCAAACCACGCGATAAGCCTCCCGGGCCTGCAACGTAAGGCGCTCCGGCTGCTGGAGGCGCTCGATGGCGAGGATGCGCGGGCGCTTGAGGTTGCCGTGTTGGGCGACCGCGTTCGATTTAATGAGGGGCGGCCTCAGCGCTACGGGGCGATCATCGATTGGGACGCCGAGGGGACCCTGGGTCCAGGCCTTCTGGAAGATGCCGACGAGGTTGAGGCGCGGCGCGCCCGGGTGGGGATGGAGCCCTTAAGTGAAGTTGTCGCCAGACTTCAAGCGCGCGCCGATGACGAGGGGGAGCGACCGCCGGGGGAGTGGGCTGAGCGTCGGCGTCAGATGCACGCGTTTTTTGTGAGCGTGGGTTATCGGGGTTGAGGGGTGACCGAGGGTCACCTATTTCGGCGCGTCGAGGTGACCGAGGGTTGATTTTTCTCGTCGCATTGAGGTGACCGAGGGTCGATTTTTTGGGGCGCTTTGAGGTGACCGAGGGTCGTTCTCCTGGTCCCATTAGGGTGACCGAGGGTCGTTTTTTTCGTTGGTGTTAAGGTGACCGAGGGTCGATTTTTCTCGTCGCATTGAGGTGACCGAGGGTCGATCTTTTTCAGTGCTATGAGGTGACCGAGGGTCACCTGCACGCAGAGGGTCACCTGCACGCACCGCATTCCGTTGCGATATGAGGGTCTTGCGAGACGCCGCGAACGAAAAAGCGCCCGGGCCACTTCGGCCCGGGCGCTTTTTTTGCTGATAGAGCTCAGTGGCGGGGTTTGCCGCAGTCGGCCATGTTCTCGTGCAAGCCTTCGAGGGTGTAGGCGGGCTTGCGCTCGAAGTCGTGCATCGCCTCGATGGTGCGCACGGTGCCGGATTTGGAGCGCATGACGAGCGAGTGGGTCTCACAGCCGCCGGCGAAGAAGCGTACGCCTTTGAGGATGGAGCCGTTGGTGACGCCGGTTGCCGCGAAGACGATCTCGCCGTGGGCCAGGTCGTGCATGGTGAGGAGGGCCTCGATGTCGCGGTCGCCCATGATGCGGCGAGCGCGCTGGCGTTCTTCGTCTTTGTAGAACATCAGGCGGCCCTGGATTTCGCCACCGAGACACTGCATGGCGGCCGCAGCGAGCACGCCCTCGGGGGCGCCGCCGATACCGAACATGATGTCGATGCCGCTGTCGGGGCGGCAGGTGGCGATGGCGGCGTCGACGTCGCCGTCTTCGATGAGGCGGATGCGCGCGCCGGTCTTGCGGATGGCGGCGATGACCTCTTCGTGGCGGGGGCGGTCGAGGATCATGGCGGTGAGCTCTTCGACGCGCACGCCTTTGAGCTCGGCCAGGCGGTGGAGGTTCTCGGCCGGGGAGGCGTCCAGATCGATGGCGCCGCGGGCGACGGGGCCGGCGGCGATCTTTTTCATGTAGATGTCGGGTGCGTTAAGGAAGCAGCCCTGCGGCGCCATAGCGATAAGCGCCAGCGCGCCGGGGCGGCCGTAGGCGCAGAGGTTGGTGCCTTCGAGGGGGTCGAGCGCGATGTCCAT harbors:
- a CDS encoding WYL domain-containing protein; protein product: MGDGPIQIPTIRGRIAERLARAPARNNDDDPLSFPESPGDVLLRTSEERGAVALACLLLENLREHGATRVNSRALDQVLRKVLDTFGPKEVMDIEVEAYEILLWIGSAIDPDWTPERTEDPGELDPTASRSDLVRWAIHGGVDLEMHYYSRGRGELTRRRITPISLEAETYLHAYCHLRRDERVFRLSRIGDLHPVGGWPEKPRQKSRKASDEGGGKKQDPPGQMSLLDE
- the ychF gene encoding redox-regulated ATPase YchF; protein product: MSVSAGIVGLPNVGKSTLFNALTRAEAQSANYPFCTIDPNVGIVPVPDARLKKIEQYVPAQKIIPAAVEILDIAGLVRGASQGEGLGNKFLANIREVDAILHVVRCFEDENITHVEGGVDPVRDVEIIETELILADMQTVERRLDKARRAAKAGDKTEVARVAVLEKVLAELNEGKSARAITLTDDERQLTRDSHMLTDKPVLYVANVADDDLEGKSPYVAKLRELADSQGSDVVVVCGEIEAELVELDEEEQLEMLRGLGIDEPALNVLIRATYALLGLQAFFTAGEQEIRAWTIPVGATAPQAAGVIHSDFEKRFIRAEVYTVQDLETYKDEAGIRAAGKLRLEGKEYVVADGDILHIRHNA
- a CDS encoding DUF6624 domain-containing protein, with the translated sequence MTSGRIEDRAARLLALAAADHKTREDLLKRGELFEGYHAEMRAVHEANARELEAMIDAGGWPRTSEVGEDAARAAFLVANHAISLPGLQRKALRLLEALDGEDARALEVAVLGDRVRFNEGRPQRYGAIIDWDAEGTLGPGLLEDADEVEARRARVGMEPLSEVVARLQARADDEGERPPGEWAERRRQMHAFFVSVGYRG
- the glpX gene encoding class II fructose-bisphosphatase, whose protein sequence is MTPVDDRNLALELARVTEAAAIASARSMGQGDPTYSDQMAVSAMRAAFDAMHINGTVVIGEGERDEAPMLYIGEEVGCRAPHDPKMDIALDPLEGTNLCAYGRPGALALIAMAPQGCFLNAPDIYMKKIAAGPVARGAIDLDASPAENLHRLAELKGVRVEELTAMILDRPRHEEVIAAIRKTGARIRLIEDGDVDAAIATCRPDSGIDIMFGIGGAPEGVLAAAAMQCLGGEIQGRLMFYKDEERQRARRIMGDRDIEALLTMHDLAHGEIVFAATGVTNGSILKGVRFFAGGCETHSLVMRSKSGTVRTIEAMHDFERKPAYTLEGLHENMADCGKPRH